The nucleotide sequence ACCTGGGAGGCCTGAACGCAGGGGTCCCCGGCCCGCCCGATCTGTTGGGCACCGCTCAGTGCGGCCAGGTCGGCCGAGGCTTCAGCAAAGTGCTTGGCCCGGATCGCGCCGGCTTGCACGGCCACGATCGCGGCCAGGCCGATGACTAGCGCGGCCAACCCGAGCAGGTACAGCGAGGCTGACCCTGAATCGGAGCCGTCGTCGCACCCCGACGGCTGCCGGCGACGGGGCCTCATCACCCAGCGCCCGAGGCGAGGCCGGCAGTGGCATCGCCCGAGCCCGCCAGATCGACCCGCTGCACCGACGAGGCGGCCGGTTCGATCCCTGTCACAGCCGCGGCATCGACCGTGACGCCGGGCAGCCAGGTCACCGGTCGGTACGTCGCCCGCACGCTGACGCGCTGCAGGTCGGGGCCTGCGGCACCTACCGACACCTCGGCCCCTCCGCCGAGTACGGCGGCTACGGCAGGGGCAGGTCCGCCCGGCTCACCTCGCGCGAGGGCACGGGCCCCTTCGCGAGCGGCGTCGGAGACGCGCAACTGCAACTGCCCGACCTGCACTGCCGCCAGCCCGGCGCTGAACAACAGCACCAGGACCGGCAACGCCGTCGCGAGCTCGGCTGTGACCATGCCCGATTCCGACTCCGACTCCGACTCCGACTCCGAGCCGGGCGCCGACGACCGGCGCAAGCGCCGCTTCACAACGGACCGTGCAGGGCCGACGTCACGATGTGCGACAGGGCAGACTGCACCGCCGGCGACTGCACGATCTTGAACAACACCGCCGCGAACGCGACCGCGGCCACGGTGCCGACCGCGTACTCGGCCGTCGTCATTCCCGCTTCGCGATCCTCACGGACACCACGGTCACGGGCCCACTGGCGCACTGGCGTGGCCACGGTGAGCGAGACCACGGCCAGAATTGACCTCAGTACAAAGACGATTCCCAACACATCCACTCCGTTCCCCGGTCGACTGACAACGCCAGCCTGACCGAGGAACGGCCACCGCCCGAGCCGCAACGAGCAGCTGTGGACAGCGGAAGTGCTTGTGGAAAAGGAGAAAGCCTCACCGAAGGCCGCGCCTCAGCTCAGATGAGGGCCAAGCAGGCTCAGGTCGGCAGCGGACAGTCGATCCGCGCTCGTCTTGGCCTGGTGCCAGTACGGGTACCGCAACGGCTGCGCACTCAGCGAGTCCAAGCGGGCGACTTCGTCCGCGGACAGGACCAGGGACGCGGCCGCGAGGTTGTCCGCCAGCTGTTGTTCGGTCCGGGCGCCGACGATCAGGGAGGTCACCGCCGGCTTGCCGAGCAACCACGCAAGCGCTACCTGGGCGGCGGATACGCCGTGTCCGGAACCGATCTCGACGAGGGCCTCGATGGTGTCGTAGAGCTTGTCCTGGTCGTGGACGGGTGGCTCGTCCCACTCGCTCAGGTGGCGGCTACCGGCCGGGGCCTCTACGCCCCGGCGATACTTGCCGGAGAGCAGACCGCCAGCCAGCGGGCTCCACACGAGGATGCCGAGTCCTTGGTCGAGACTGACCGGGACGAGCTCGGTTTCGGCGTCGCGGGCCTGCAGCGAGTAGTAGATCTGCTGGCTGACGAAGCGCTCGTAGCCGCGCTGCTCGCTGACTCCCAGCGCCTTCATCAGGTGCCACGCCGCGTAGTTCGACGCGCCGATGTAGCGCACCTTGCCCGACCTCACCAGCGAATCGAGCGCGCTGAGCGTTTCCTCCAGCGGTGTCTGGCCGTCCCATTCGTGGACCTGGTAGAGGTCGATGTGGTCCGTACCCAGCCGGTCCAGGCTGGCCTCCACCGAACGGATGAGGTGATGACGGGACAGGCCGGCGTCATTCGGGCCGTCCCCCATAGGCATCCGCGCCTTGGTCGCGATCAGGACGTCGTCCCGGGCGCCGCCCAGCGCCTTGCCCAGAATCTCCTCCGACAGGCCCCCGGAGTACACATCCGCGGTGTCGAAGAGGTTCACACCGGCATCGCGCGCCAGGTCGATCTGGCGACGGGCACCGGCCACGTCGATCGTGCCGACCGCGGCGGCCCAACCCTGGCCACCGAAGCCCATCGTGCCGAGAGTGAGGGCCGAGACCCGAAGGCCGGACGAACCCAACTGGCGGTATTCCATCGAAGAAATCTCCTCATCACATCATCTGTCGAAGCGGGAATTGCAAACGAGCAACAGGGCGGCCGACGCCCTCACGACTCACCAGGCGTAGTCCTCGGGCGCGGTCTTGTGTCCGGGGAAGATCTCATCCAGGCGGCGCAGGGCCTTGTCGTCCAGTTCGAGATCCAGGGCGCGCACGGCGGCATCGAGCTGGGCCTGGATTCGCGGACCCACGATGGGAGCGGTGACGGCGGGCTGGTGCAACAACCACGCCAGTGCGATGTCGCCGGGCTCGGATCCCAGCTCGTCGGCGAAGTCCTCATACGCCTCGAACTGCTCACGGTTGGCGGCCACGGTCTCGGCCGATCGGCCTTCCAGCCGACGCCGGCCATCCCGGTCCTTGCCGATCACGCCGCCGAGCAGGCCGCCGTGGAGCGGGGACCACGGCAGGATGCCGAGTCCGTAGTGTTGCGCCGCCGGTATCACCTCGAGCTCGATGTCGCGGGTGACGAGGTTGTAGATCGACTGCTCGCTGACCAGGCCCAGGTAGTGCCGGCCGGCGGCAGCGGACTGGGCTTGCGCGATGTGCCATCCGGCGAAGTTGCTGCTGCCGGTGTAGAGGATCTTGCCCTGAGCTACGGCGACCTCGATGGCCTGCCAGATCTCTTCCCAACCGGTGGCGCGGTCGATGTGGTGGAACTGGTACAGGTCGATGTAGTCCGTCTGCAGCCGGCGCAGGCTTTCGTCGAGCGCGCGCCGGATGTTCAGGGCGGAGAGCTTTCCTTCGTTGGGCCATTCGCCCATGTCGCCGTAGAGCTTGGTGGCCAGGACGGTGCGTTCACGCCGACCCCCGCCTTGGGCGAACCAGGAGCCGACGATCTCTTCGGTCCGGCCCTTACCCTGGTCGCGTCCGTAGACGTTGGCCGTGTCGAAGAAGTTGATGCCGGACTCGTGAGCCGAATCCATGATCGAGAACGAGTCGGCCTCGCTGGTGAGCGGGCCGAAATTCATGGTGCCCAGGCAGAGGCGGCTGACGGTCAGGCCGGTGCGGCCGAGTTGAGTGAACTTCATGCCTTCCACCCTGCTCAGCAATCAGTCAGTTGTCCAACTCCAGAAATCTCTCACACTCAGTGACTAGAGTTCTCAATATGGAATTGCGCCAACTCGAGCACTTCGTGGCGGTCGCCGACGAGCGGCACTTCACCCGTGCGGCCGAGGCCCTGTCCATTTCGCAGTCCGGACTGTCGGCCT is from Jatrophihabitans telluris and encodes:
- a CDS encoding aldo/keto reductase is translated as MEYRQLGSSGLRVSALTLGTMGFGGQGWAAAVGTIDVAGARRQIDLARDAGVNLFDTADVYSGGLSEEILGKALGGARDDVLIATKARMPMGDGPNDAGLSRHHLIRSVEASLDRLGTDHIDLYQVHEWDGQTPLEETLSALDSLVRSGKVRYIGASNYAAWHLMKALGVSEQRGYERFVSQQIYYSLQARDAETELVPVSLDQGLGILVWSPLAGGLLSGKYRRGVEAPAGSRHLSEWDEPPVHDQDKLYDTIEALVEIGSGHGVSAAQVALAWLLGKPAVTSLIVGARTEQQLADNLAAASLVLSADEVARLDSLSAQPLRYPYWHQAKTSADRLSAADLSLLGPHLS
- a CDS encoding DUF4244 domain-containing protein, encoding MGIVFVLRSILAVVSLTVATPVRQWARDRGVREDREAGMTTAEYAVGTVAAVAFAAVLFKIVQSPAVQSALSHIVTSALHGPL
- a CDS encoding aldo/keto reductase — protein: MKFTQLGRTGLTVSRLCLGTMNFGPLTSEADSFSIMDSAHESGINFFDTANVYGRDQGKGRTEEIVGSWFAQGGGRRERTVLATKLYGDMGEWPNEGKLSALNIRRALDESLRRLQTDYIDLYQFHHIDRATGWEEIWQAIEVAVAQGKILYTGSSNFAGWHIAQAQSAAAGRHYLGLVSEQSIYNLVTRDIELEVIPAAQHYGLGILPWSPLHGGLLGGVIGKDRDGRRRLEGRSAETVAANREQFEAYEDFADELGSEPGDIALAWLLHQPAVTAPIVGPRIQAQLDAAVRALDLELDDKALRRLDEIFPGHKTAPEDYAW
- a CDS encoding TadE family type IV pilus minor pilin, whose product is MVTAELATALPVLVLLFSAGLAAVQVGQLQLRVSDAAREGARALARGEPGGPAPAVAAVLGGGAEVSVGAAGPDLQRVSVRATYRPVTWLPGVTVDAAAVTGIEPAASSVQRVDLAGSGDATAGLASGAG
- a CDS encoding Rv3654c family TadE-like protein, translated to MRPRRRQPSGCDDGSDSGSASLYLLGLAALVIGLAAIVAVQAGAIRAKHFAEASADLAALSGAQQIGRAGDPCVQASQVARANGAALTNCSVQLDPGTRTGWVRVEVSVTVRLPGLGVGTARARARAGRLPATRPVMAISPGRGLARPPTAQGRAP